A window of Mucilaginibacter robiniae genomic DNA:
ATAAGGTTTTCCATAGCCAGCTCCAGGTATCAGCGCCACCCGCATGAAAGCTGGAAGGGATAGTTACTGCACCTGGGTACTGCGCATCAACCCCTAAACTTAAATAATCGGGTTTACCTATAATGTAGGTAAGCCCTATAATAAGCAAACCGCCGGTTAAAGGTATTAGCCATTTGTGGGTGAACAAAGCAATGAAAGTTGCTTTAATTTCATTCACCATTAAGGAAAACAACCAGCTTGCTAAACCAAAGGCAACAGAAGCAAGAACTACCTTAGCCAGCAATACCCAATTAAATGGCAGGTAGGCCGACAGCATATAAGACGTTTTTGCCAGTACATCAATATGATAAGCGGTATGATGAACACCCCAGGCTGATACGGTAACATCACCCACAATGGCGGCAATAAGAGCTGGCAGGATAGCATCATATTTGATGCGGCCAATACTTAATACCTCTAAGGCAAAAATAGCGCCGGTAAGCGGCGTACCGAATACAGCGCCAAAGCCGGCAGCTACGCCAGCCGTGAGTACCAAGTGCATATCGGCCTCGTTTAACTTAAACCATTTACCGAACATACCTGCAATGCTGCCGCCTATTTGTACAGCGGTACCCTCGCGCCCGGCCGAGCCGCCAAACAGGTGGGTGATTACCGTAGTAAGTAAAATAATAGGTGCCATTTGTGGAGGTATCCCACCACCGGGCTTATTAATTTCGTCCATAATCAGGTTGTTGCCCTTTTCGGATGATTTACCTACCGACTGGTAAATAAAGTGAATAGCAATACCTGCCAATGGTAATAAAAACAGCAACCAAGTATGACTAAATCTGAAATGAATGGCCCAGCTGAGCAGCCATAAAAACAAAGCGACTACGCTACCAATAATTATGGCAACAGGCAAGATAAGCACCGTCCAACGTAAGCCGTATTTTAAAGTTTGAATAACAGGATGGTTGTAGAAAGCGGAAGAAGATTTAAAATTTTTCACCTACAAATGCATAGTACCGCATACCATAAAATATGCAGTTAGTTATTTGCAGGCGCCATCAGCAATATGCGGTTCGTTGCAAAGCAACCGGAAGACACCATTTCCTTACTGCAAAGATAGCAGTTAGCCTGTTTAATTAGGCTACAAAAATGTTAAAAATGTAACCCTGATTTCAAATATCATGATCGGTATACTAAAATACCTAAATAGGTGTTAAGAAGGAGGTAACTACCACAGCATCACACATTCACACAATATACATGCTGCGGTGTTTTTAACTTAGAAATACGATCTATTGATATGCCTTCGAAGAAAATAGCTTCTATAACAACAGTTACATCATTTAAGCTAAACCAACTGGTTCTGCTACTCTTAGCTTTAGTTTTTGGAGCAGCTTCAAGTAGGGCAGAAGACTTTAAGTTTAAACTTAAAAATGAATCCAAAAGTAGCTTACTTGTTTTTTATAAAATATCGAAAAAATCGGGCGCTTTCAAGGTGAAATCATTGATGAAGCTAAAGCCGGATGAAGAGCGTATTAAAGAAGTTGAAGTAAGTAAAGGAGATACCATTTCTTTTTATGGGCAGAACCAGGAAGACGTGACCTCTGCTTTAATAAAAAAGGATTACACCTATTTGAATGCCCATAAAAATCAGGTCTTTTACATACCGATTGTTATTCCTGAAAAAGAGAATGCCAGTTTTGAATCGTTGCAGAACTTAAGCCTGCAACTGGAACACAATAAGGTGCTGAACTTTTTGCTCAAGCTGGATTCCAGTACGGTTAGCAGCTTTTCATTACTGGAAAACAACTTTCAGAATGTGTACCCATTAGGGACCTTTATTTTTGTAGATACGAAAACCAATCGGTTGTTGTTGCCTCCACTTGAACCTTCGTACTGGAACAATAGCGAGAATTATTTAACCATTCAGGATAGCTTGTATGCTTTAGTAACTACCCAACACCAGGTACAGGCCGATGCACAGATTGCCTATTTTTTGGGCAGATTAAGCAATTCGTTTAATAACAACAACTGTGTAGAACTGGACTTTAAAGGGAAATTATCTCTAATTAGATGGCGGCCTAGTCCTAATGCTAATATTTACCAGATATTTAATGATAATGCCGTGAAGGCTTTTATTCAAAACTGTTATGCGCAAATTGATAACCCCGATCAGCAATATCAACGCTATCGCTTATATTTCTTGACCTCGTATGAACGGGTAGATAATCTGGAGGTATATGGTCGCAAGTTTTACAATTTCGGCAATCAGACAGATTTGTCTATAAGCAGCAATCCTGGATTTCAGTTAGTGAGTTCTAATGTAGGGCTGATGTATGCCAAAAACCGCACACTAAGCAATTATTATTCAGTGCAAAACGCTGTATTGCGTACGAAGGCTTATGATTTTACCTCACTGTTGTTTAAGGGCTTTAAAAACGATATAAAAGCCAGAATTGTAACTGATACTTACATGCGCCAGAGGCAGGTACAGTCTGCTATTTTGGGTGAGTACGAAAACTTGATTAGCTATAATCCTAACTCGCAAGGGTTAAGTTTAGCGAAACTTTCTAAACGCGATTCATCATCATTAATTCCGGTGTTAACTACTGTAGCTAATTTAACGCCTTATAATTATCAAGCTTTAGATACCGCCAAAGCAGCACCTGCTGGTAAAAACGATCAGGTTGAGGCATATAACAACCGTGCACGTATGTTTAATGCACATTTATCAGAAATTAACAGCTTGGTTAAACAACTGAACCAGATAGATGCCGACATTACCAAAATTAGTCAAACCAAAACTGATGCCGGTTATGCAAATACCTCCAAAAGCACACCCGGTTTGCTTAACGAAATTGAGGTGAGTACAACTTTAGTACGGAAAGAATAAGTAGATTAGTAATCTGTAAATGCAGAATCGCCCTTTGTTCGTGCGATATTTAGAAAAGAACTTGGAATAATTAAGAATAAAAGATTATACCTTAATCTTAAGTTATTTTAAGCAGGTAACAAATCGTGAATTTTTTTAAGCAATTCATTCATACCATATACTTTAGGTAGTGTTGCATCTGGCTTGTATCCGGTCAAGTCTTCATCGGTCATGACCGAGGCGAAAATTACAGGCAAATCTTTGAATGAACTATGTTGTTTAAGTTGTTGCAGTATTTGCCTGCCATCATAACCATTTAAGTACCCATCCAGAATAACCAAATCAACATTATTTCTGAATAGGCAAGAAAAAATATTATTGTAAGTTCTGCATATTAATGGTTCATAGCCAGCTTTATGCAAAACCATTTCAATAGCCTCTGTTAAATCCTCGTTATCTTCAACAATCAAAATGCGCTTACTCATGATATTTTGAAGGATTTAACAGGAATACCAAGCTTTAGTTTTAGTGTACAGGTGAATATGACACTGATTTATTTTGGTTCAAAGTAAATTGAATAGCAGGGCTCAATTCATGAATATCAAAGGGCTTTTTAATATAACCGTCGGCTTTGGCAGTAACTGCCAATTCTTCTATATGCGGGTAGGCTGATAACAACATTACCGGAATGTTTTCAGTAGCCTTTTGGCTTTTAAGTCTTTGGCAGTGGATACTACCTGTATCTACATCACAAAGACATTCATCTATTAAGATAATATCGGGTTTAATCAGGTTTAATCGGGTTAGGATATCAGCATTAGTTGAGGAAACTACCTCATAGCCGTTATCCGTTAAAGCATACTCCAGAATATCCAAGATATCCTGATTGTCTTCAATCAACATCACTTTCATTGCCATTAAATTAGGGGTGGCACAAAGGTATGCTTATTATTATCTTAGTAAGAAATTAAGTATCTTTTTATCTTAGATATTTACAGTATTTAGATAAATCATCCTTCCAACAAGAACACGAAAACTTCTTTAGGGCCATGTGCACCAGAAACAGGGTGATGATTAATATCTGCGGTATGGCTAGGGCCTGTTACGGTGGTGATCATGCTGGGCAAACGGGCGTT
This region includes:
- a CDS encoding voltage-gated chloride channel family protein; the encoded protein is MKNFKSSSAFYNHPVIQTLKYGLRWTVLILPVAIIIGSVVALFLWLLSWAIHFRFSHTWLLFLLPLAGIAIHFIYQSVGKSSEKGNNLIMDEINKPGGGIPPQMAPIILLTTVITHLFGGSAGREGTAVQIGGSIAGMFGKWFKLNEADMHLVLTAGVAAGFGAVFGTPLTGAIFALEVLSIGRIKYDAILPALIAAIVGDVTVSAWGVHHTAYHIDVLAKTSYMLSAYLPFNWVLLAKVVLASVAFGLASWLFSLMVNEIKATFIALFTHKWLIPLTGGLLIIGLTYIIGKPDYLSLGVDAQYPGAVTIPSSFHAGGADTWSWLWKTLYTTLTLGSGFKGGEVTPLFYIGATLGNTLSGLLDAPVSLFAALGFIAVFAGATNTPLACTFMGIELFGGEHALLFAVACFTAYLFSGHTGIYSSQRIAIPKLFDANLQDETTLADLNKQRGYLHQKLAKYKFRFKK
- a CDS encoding response regulator; this translates as MSKRILIVEDNEDLTEAIEMVLHKAGYEPLICRTYNNIFSCLFRNNVDLVILDGYLNGYDGRQILQQLKQHSSFKDLPVIFASVMTDEDLTGYKPDATLPKVYGMNELLKKIHDLLPA
- a CDS encoding response regulator transcription factor, which codes for MAMKVMLIEDNQDILDILEYALTDNGYEVVSSTNADILTRLNLIKPDIILIDECLCDVDTGSIHCQRLKSQKATENIPVMLLSAYPHIEELAVTAKADGYIKKPFDIHELSPAIQFTLNQNKSVSYSPVH